The Desmodus rotundus isolate HL8 chromosome 13, HLdesRot8A.1, whole genome shotgun sequence genome has a window encoding:
- the TPT1 gene encoding translationally-controlled tumor protein, giving the protein MIIYRDLISHDEMFSDIYKIREVADGLCLEVEGKMVSRTEGNIDDSLIGGNASADGPEGEGTESTVITGVDIVMNHHLQETSFTKEAYKKYIKDYMKSIKGKLEEQRPERVKPFMTGAAEQIKHILANFKNYQFFIGENMNPDGMVALLDYREDGVTPYMIFFKDGLEMEKC; this is encoded by the exons ATGATCATCTACCGGGATCTCATCAGTC ATGATGAGATGTTCTCCGATATCTACAAGATCCGCGAGGTCGCAGACGGGCTGTGTTTGGAGGTAGAGGGGAAG ATGGTCAGTAGGACAGAGGGTAACATTGATGACTCGCTTATTGGTGGAAATGCCTCCGCTGACGGCCCGGAGGGCGAAGGAACAGAAAGCACTGTAATCACTGGTGTTGATATTGTCATGAACCATCATTTGCAGGAAACCAGCTTCACAAAAGAGGCTTACAAGAAGTACATCAAAGATTACATGAAATC AATCAAAGGGAAACTTGAAGAACAGAGGCCAGAAAGAGTAAAGCCTTTTATGACAGGGGCTGCTGAACAAATCAAGCACATCCTTGCTAATTTCAAAAACTACCAG TTCTTTATTGGTGAAAACATGAATCCAGATGGCATGGTTGCTCTGCTGGACTACCGTGAGGACGGTGTGACCCCATATATGATTTTCTTTAAGGATggtttagaaatggaaaaatgt TAA